In Haemophilus parainfluenzae, one genomic interval encodes:
- a CDS encoding isochorismate synthase, translating to MGPLEQAKSALIRQFDALATTDPQASIVHLQTKVESDVDLLAWMKGQSVYPQFYLRFRDEAKTVAAVGKVRSFSDVNLAQQFIQEHDFPLVGGLQFQGESQFILPQVLIEQQNGETVVSVFVETNELDSAKVMLNSFKKMTALLPLNQLTIESVAPKANQDTWCDWVNQALTRIRQGELTKLVLANETVFRIHGELNGKDFLAASQARNSGCYHFLWADNAQNCFVGSTPERLFARDNRLLFTEALAGTAPVSDNPLENDERANWLLNDEKNLNENWLVVEDISQNISHLVEQITVDDVALKPLRKVQHLIRKMQAKLTALCTDADLLKAIHPTAAVSGLPQQQAKKALAEIETFDRRWYAGTLGLMTQNLSEFCVTIRSAFIGENQVRVFAGAGIVEGSQPVEEWLEIERKAAGLISLFAENNGE from the coding sequence ATGGGCCCTTTAGAACAAGCTAAATCTGCGCTAATTCGCCAATTTGACGCTTTGGCGACAACGGATCCGCAAGCATCTATTGTACATCTTCAAACGAAGGTGGAATCGGATGTTGATCTTTTGGCGTGGATGAAAGGGCAGTCAGTCTATCCGCAATTTTATTTGCGTTTTCGTGATGAAGCTAAAACCGTCGCTGCCGTGGGTAAAGTGCGGTCATTTTCAGATGTGAATTTGGCACAGCAATTTATTCAAGAGCATGATTTTCCTTTAGTGGGCGGTTTACAGTTCCAAGGTGAAAGTCAGTTTATTTTGCCGCAAGTTTTAATTGAACAGCAAAATGGTGAGACCGTAGTTTCAGTTTTTGTTGAAACAAATGAGCTTGATTCAGCAAAAGTGATGTTGAATTCATTTAAAAAAATGACCGCACTTTTACCGCTCAATCAATTAACCATCGAAAGTGTAGCGCCAAAAGCGAATCAAGACACGTGGTGTGATTGGGTCAATCAAGCGCTCACTCGAATTCGACAAGGGGAATTAACCAAGCTTGTCTTAGCAAATGAAACGGTGTTTCGCATTCATGGCGAATTAAACGGAAAAGATTTTCTTGCTGCAAGCCAAGCCAGAAATAGCGGTTGTTACCATTTTCTATGGGCAGATAACGCCCAAAACTGTTTTGTGGGTTCGACGCCAGAACGCTTATTTGCACGAGATAATCGTCTGTTATTTACAGAAGCCCTTGCGGGTACCGCACCTGTTAGCGATAATCCACTTGAAAATGATGAACGAGCAAATTGGCTGTTAAATGATGAAAAAAACCTCAATGAAAACTGGTTGGTGGTTGAGGATATTTCACAAAATATCAGTCACTTAGTGGAACAAATTACCGTTGATGATGTCGCATTAAAGCCATTACGAAAAGTGCAACATTTGATTCGAAAAATGCAGGCAAAATTGACCGCACTTTGTACGGATGCCGATTTGCTGAAAGCGATCCATCCAACGGCTGCAGTGTCAGGCTTACCGCAACAACAAGCGAAGAAAGCCTTGGCTGAAATTGAAACTTTTGATCGTCGTTGGTATGCCGGAACGTTAGGCTTGATGACCCAAAATCTCTCGGAATTTTGTGTCACCATTCGTTCGGCTTTTATTGGAGAAAATCAAGTGCGTGTATTTGCTGGAGCCGGTATTGTAGAAGGCTCACAACCTGTAGAAGAGTGGTTGGAAATTGAACGTAAAGCGGCAGGGCTCATTTCCCTGTTTGCAGAGAATAACGGAGAATAA